The proteins below come from a single Verrucomicrobiota bacterium genomic window:
- a CDS encoding aspartate aminotransferase family protein, with product MGKEFSITPRKVPRVETKYRRIVTPLPHPDSVPTLKKLRQFEPFSMRGQPPIVWERAEDIFVYDKHGNQWLDWSSGVLVANVGHGAPEIRQAIIDQVNSGLLHNYVFPSEERAALVEFLVGLAPEPLKKVFLLTTGAESTECAIKLARTYGIKKGGRKKIGIVGYERGFHGRTLGAQQAGGLTDGKAWIVNEDPAILNAPFPDGYWQTDTSFDTFLAALKAKGLEPDNVAGVMMESYQGVGPDFAPVKYVRAMADFCRKHDALLIFDEVQAGFGRTGKFWAFEHYGVVPDLICCGKGISSSLPLSAVIGRADVMDLFPPGSLSSTHTGNPVCCAAALANLKKMVKEDVTANAARLGPVLLEGLKNIQSRHPKVVGHIKARGLVGGMQTVKPGTKEPDHDLAHNIIERCFHKGLLFFSPVGAWGQTVKISPPLTIPRDALEEGLAVLSEATDEAVAARK from the coding sequence ATGGGCAAAGAATTCAGCATCACGCCGCGCAAGGTGCCGCGCGTGGAAACCAAGTATCGTCGCATCGTCACGCCGTTGCCGCATCCGGACTCCGTGCCGACGCTCAAGAAGCTCCGCCAGTTCGAGCCGTTCTCCATGCGCGGCCAGCCGCCGATTGTGTGGGAGCGCGCCGAGGACATTTTTGTCTATGACAAGCACGGCAACCAGTGGCTCGATTGGTCGAGCGGCGTGCTCGTCGCCAACGTCGGCCACGGCGCGCCGGAGATTCGCCAGGCGATCATCGACCAGGTCAACAGCGGGCTGCTGCACAATTACGTTTTCCCCAGCGAAGAACGGGCTGCGCTCGTGGAGTTTCTTGTCGGCCTTGCGCCCGAACCGTTGAAGAAAGTTTTCCTGCTCACCACGGGCGCGGAATCAACTGAGTGCGCCATCAAACTCGCGCGAACCTACGGCATCAAGAAAGGTGGCCGGAAAAAGATCGGCATCGTCGGTTACGAACGCGGATTTCACGGACGCACCCTCGGCGCGCAACAAGCCGGTGGTCTGACGGATGGGAAAGCGTGGATTGTCAACGAAGACCCAGCCATTCTCAACGCGCCGTTCCCGGACGGTTATTGGCAAACGGACACGAGCTTCGACACATTTCTCGCTGCGTTGAAGGCCAAGGGCCTTGAGCCGGACAATGTCGCGGGCGTCATGATGGAAAGTTATCAGGGCGTCGGGCCGGACTTTGCACCGGTAAAATACGTCCGTGCCATGGCCGACTTTTGCCGGAAGCACGACGCGCTGCTGATCTTCGACGAAGTGCAGGCCGGCTTCGGGCGTACTGGGAAATTCTGGGCGTTCGAGCATTACGGCGTGGTGCCTGACCTCATTTGTTGCGGCAAAGGCATCAGCAGCTCGTTGCCGCTCTCGGCCGTGATTGGCCGCGCCGACGTGATGGACTTATTCCCGCCCGGCTCGTTGAGCAGCACGCACACGGGAAATCCTGTTTGTTGCGCGGCCGCGTTGGCCAACCTCAAAAAAATGGTCAAAGAAGATGTGACCGCGAATGCGGCGCGACTCGGACCTGTGCTGCTTGAAGGCCTGAAAAACATTCAATCCCGTCATCCCAAAGTTGTCGGCCACATCAAGGCGCGCGGTCTGGTGGGCGGCATGCAAACGGTGAAGCCCGGCACGAAAGAGCCTGACCACGACCTCGCCCACAACATCATCGAACGCTGCTTTCACAAAGGGCTGCTCTTTTTCTCGCCCGTCGGCGCGTGGGGGCAGACGGTCAAAATCTCCCCGCCACTCACCATTCCCCGCGACGCCCTCGAAGAAGGGCTTGCGGTGTTGTCGGAGGCGACGGATGAGGCGGTGGCCGCACGGAAGTAG
- a CDS encoding sulfatase-like hydrolase/transferase: MKKLLTTLIVVSAVAFNSLAADKPARPNIVFLFADDLGIEGISCYGSDRFKDKTPNIDALAKTGIRFERAYSTPLCGPSRCQIMTARYGFRTGGLTNPTAKQPSFKNEPSLAKTLKQAGYVTGMAGKWRQMGDSPGDWGFDEFITDNTAGGWYWEKSYTKNGKIVQEEKEVYCPDVYRDFAKDFFKRHKDEPFYFYYPTHLVHGPIVRTPDTKPGVTNRETLYDDNVAYLDKQIGQLVGELDRLGLRERTLILFSIDNGTAQRSFTIGGRQINGHKGTMMEGGVRVPLIANWKGTVPAGRVLNDLVDFSDFFPTFAEIAGAKMPEDVKFDGRSFAPQLRGEKGNPREWIYVQLGNKWYARNDGWKLNERGELFDMKDSPFVEKPVSADAQDASAKAARRQLQGVLDQLNPAGGKKAPPPPDRPARRANRLNQRSKPAAPNPPP; encoded by the coding sequence ATGAAAAAACTTCTTACGACCTTGATCGTCGTTTCGGCCGTTGCTTTCAATTCACTCGCGGCAGACAAACCCGCGCGCCCCAATATCGTGTTCCTGTTCGCCGACGATCTCGGTATCGAAGGCATCAGTTGTTACGGATCGGACCGCTTCAAGGACAAGACGCCGAACATTGACGCGCTCGCCAAGACCGGCATCCGATTTGAGCGCGCCTACTCGACACCGTTGTGCGGGCCAAGCCGTTGCCAGATCATGACGGCGCGTTACGGATTTCGCACGGGCGGTTTGACCAATCCAACGGCGAAACAACCATCGTTCAAGAATGAACCGTCCCTGGCTAAGACACTCAAGCAAGCGGGCTACGTCACCGGCATGGCGGGCAAGTGGCGGCAGATGGGAGATTCGCCCGGTGATTGGGGCTTTGACGAGTTCATCACGGACAACACCGCCGGCGGCTGGTATTGGGAGAAGAGTTACACCAAGAACGGCAAAATCGTGCAGGAGGAAAAGGAGGTTTATTGTCCGGATGTGTACCGCGACTTCGCGAAGGATTTCTTCAAGCGGCACAAGGACGAACCGTTTTATTTCTATTACCCGACGCACCTCGTGCATGGGCCGATCGTGCGCACACCGGACACGAAGCCCGGAGTGACGAACCGGGAAACCCTTTACGACGACAACGTCGCCTATCTCGACAAGCAGATTGGCCAGCTTGTCGGTGAACTTGACCGGCTCGGGTTACGCGAGCGGACGCTGATCCTTTTCTCAATCGATAATGGAACGGCGCAACGTTCGTTCACCATTGGCGGCCGGCAGATCAACGGTCATAAGGGCACGATGATGGAAGGCGGTGTGCGCGTGCCGTTGATCGCTAATTGGAAAGGCACGGTGCCCGCGGGCCGGGTGCTCAACGACCTCGTTGATTTCAGCGACTTCTTTCCCACGTTTGCCGAAATCGCCGGCGCGAAAATGCCGGAGGACGTGAAGTTTGATGGGCGTAGCTTCGCCCCGCAATTACGTGGCGAGAAGGGCAATCCGCGCGAATGGATTTACGTTCAGTTGGGCAACAAGTGGTACGCCCGCAATGACGGCTGGAAGCTCAACGAGCGCGGCGAACTCTTCGACATGAAAGACTCTCCGTTTGTTGAGAAGCCGGTCTCTGCCGATGCGCAAGACGCCTCGGCGAAAGCCGCGCGTCGGCAATTGCAGGGCGTCCTCGATCAACTTAATCCCGCGGGCGGCAAAAAAGCGCCGCCACCACCCGACAGACCGGCAAGGCGCGCGAACCGCTTGAACCAGCGATCAAAACCCGCCGCGCCAAACCCGCCGCCTTAG